The proteins below are encoded in one region of Bosea sp. BIWAKO-01:
- the moaD gene encoding molybdopterin converting factor subunit 1: MKLVYFAWVRERIGVAEETVEVPHEARTVADLVDWLRGRDEGYEMAFENAAIVRAAIDHVHVKPETSLAGAREIAFFPPMTGG; the protein is encoded by the coding sequence CTGAAGCTCGTCTATTTCGCCTGGGTCCGTGAACGCATCGGCGTTGCGGAAGAGACGGTTGAGGTGCCCCACGAGGCACGAACCGTGGCAGATCTCGTGGATTGGCTGAGAGGCCGCGACGAGGGCTACGAGATGGCCTTCGAGAACGCCGCGATCGTGCGTGCGGCGATCGACCATGTCCATGTCAAGCCGGAAACCTCCCTCGCAGGCGCCCGGGAGATCGCCTTCTTCCCGCCGATGACGGGCGGCTGA
- a CDS encoding response regulator encodes MTAAKALKPVPDEAPHILVVDDDRRLRDLLARFLGDHGYRVTTAANAAEADSRLAHLVFDAIVLDIMMPGENGFDFARRFRGGSNAPILMLTARADSADRINGLEIGVDDYLTKPFEPRELILRLGNILKRTIVVDAPQSGSHPDFVRFGPFIYGLARGELRHGEETIRLTEREREILTALAERAGEHVPREQLAAQGSAANDRTIDVQINRLRRKIERDPADPLYLQTVRGVGYRLVTDRG; translated from the coding sequence ATGACCGCAGCCAAGGCCCTGAAGCCGGTCCCCGACGAGGCCCCGCATATCCTCGTGGTCGATGACGACCGCCGCCTGCGCGACCTGCTGGCGCGCTTTCTCGGCGATCACGGCTACCGTGTCACCACGGCCGCCAATGCGGCCGAGGCCGATTCGCGCCTTGCCCATCTCGTCTTCGATGCCATCGTGCTCGACATCATGATGCCCGGCGAGAACGGCTTCGATTTTGCTCGCCGCTTCCGCGGCGGTTCCAACGCCCCGATCCTGATGCTGACCGCGCGCGCCGATAGCGCCGACCGCATCAATGGGCTGGAAATCGGTGTCGATGACTATCTCACCAAGCCTTTCGAGCCGCGCGAGCTCATCCTGAGGCTTGGCAACATCCTCAAGCGAACCATCGTCGTGGATGCTCCGCAATCGGGCAGCCACCCCGATTTCGTCCGCTTCGGCCCCTTCATCTACGGTCTCGCCCGGGGCGAATTGCGCCATGGCGAGGAAACCATTCGCCTCACCGAGCGCGAGCGCGAGATCCTGACGGCCCTGGCCGAGCGCGCGGGCGAGCATGTCCCGCGCGAGCAGCTCGCGGCGCAGGGCTCGGCGGCCAATGACCGCACCATCGATGTCCAGATCAACCGGCTGCGCCGCAAGATCGAGCGCGACCCAGCCGACCCGCTCTATCTCCAGACCGTTCGGGGTGTAGGTTACCGGCTGGTCACGGATCGGGGCTGA
- a CDS encoding DUF1176 domain-containing protein produces MPGRPTTPLISAIAATTLLGLGHAQAAETGTRTFRDWIAGCDNLRGCTALSLPAEAASDVGFLKLERSAGPASAASLSLRLRGEQLKAPLTVQLLLDGAPFPAAGKSLPARREGEDSATLLLSDADTEALIAAARKATRLTAKLAGKTYDISLAGSVAAMLWVDEQQGRLGGTSALIRKGPATTVPAAPALPVIAARATAGFPAPDAKATKAMAVALRKHLKQRDPDLCDDADSDSDNVWSLDASTKLVGLLCSRGAYNATTGFWSVTGTDVAKAKKVAFPQPGANSDNLLINASFDPATGQVGFFGKARGIGDCGSAGNYAWTGSGFVLTALSEMPECRGVDPEDWPTLYRSDVKLAK; encoded by the coding sequence ATGCCTGGCCGACCGACGACCCCGCTGATCTCCGCGATCGCCGCAACCACCCTGCTCGGCCTGGGCCACGCCCAAGCCGCCGAAACCGGCACCAGGACCTTCCGTGACTGGATCGCCGGATGCGACAATCTCAGGGGCTGCACGGCCCTGTCGCTGCCCGCGGAAGCAGCGAGCGATGTCGGCTTCCTGAAGCTTGAGCGCTCTGCCGGACCGGCCAGCGCAGCCTCGCTCTCCCTGCGTCTCAGAGGTGAGCAGCTCAAGGCCCCGCTCACCGTACAATTGCTTCTGGATGGCGCCCCCTTCCCTGCCGCAGGCAAGAGCCTGCCCGCCCGTCGCGAGGGTGAGGACAGCGCAACCCTACTGCTGTCCGACGCCGATACCGAGGCCCTTATCGCCGCAGCGCGAAAGGCCACCCGGCTGACGGCCAAGCTTGCCGGCAAGACCTATGATATCTCGCTCGCGGGGTCGGTCGCCGCCATGCTCTGGGTCGACGAGCAACAGGGCAGGCTTGGCGGCACGAGCGCACTGATCCGCAAAGGCCCGGCCACGACCGTGCCTGCGGCGCCGGCCCTGCCTGTGATCGCCGCGCGGGCGACTGCCGGGTTTCCTGCGCCTGACGCCAAGGCAACGAAGGCCATGGCGGTTGCGCTGCGCAAACACCTCAAGCAGCGCGACCCCGACCTTTGCGACGACGCGGACTCCGATTCCGACAATGTCTGGTCGCTTGACGCCTCCACGAAGCTGGTTGGCCTGCTCTGCTCGCGCGGCGCCTACAATGCCACGACCGGCTTCTGGAGCGTGACCGGCACTGATGTCGCAAAAGCCAAGAAGGTCGCGTTCCCTCAACCTGGCGCCAACAGCGACAATCTCCTGATCAATGCCAGCTTCGACCCCGCTACCGGACAGGTCGGCTTCTTCGGCAAGGCGCGCGGCATCGGGGATTGCGGCAGTGCCGGCAACTATGCCTGGACCGGCTCGGGCTTCGTTCTGACCGCCTTGAGCGAGATGCCGGAATGCCGCGGCGTGGATCCGGAGGACTGGCCGACGCTTTATCGAAGCGATGTGAAACTCGCCAAGTAG
- a CDS encoding molybdenum cofactor biosynthesis protein MoaE: MTPVVRIQREDFDLNAEVAALTRDRTDIGAVVTFAGLCRDEGGKLAALELEHYPGMAEAEIGRVTAEAVERWPLTGLVAIHRYGLIRPGGQIVLVVAASRHRRAAFEAAEFLMDYLKTRAPFWKREHLSDGTIGGWVEAKADDDTAAARWN, translated from the coding sequence ATGACTCCGGTCGTCCGCATCCAGCGCGAGGATTTCGACCTCAACGCCGAGGTCGCTGCGCTGACCCGCGACCGAACCGATATCGGCGCGGTCGTCACCTTCGCCGGGCTTTGTCGCGATGAAGGTGGCAAACTGGCAGCGCTCGAGCTTGAGCATTATCCCGGCATGGCCGAGGCCGAGATCGGGCGCGTGACAGCGGAGGCAGTCGAGCGCTGGCCGCTCACTGGTCTGGTCGCCATCCATCGTTACGGGCTGATCAGGCCGGGGGGGCAGATCGTGCTGGTGGTCGCCGCATCACGTCATCGCCGCGCCGCCTTCGAGGCCGCCGAATTCCTGATGGACTATCTCAAAACCCGGGCTCCGTTCTGGAAGCGCGAGCACCTGAGCGACGGCACCATCGGCGGATGGGTCGAAGCCAAGGCCGACGATGATACCGCCGCAGCACGCTGGAACTGA
- a CDS encoding ATP-binding protein, with product MRAGLARMLRPVLKLGGRPLRMIGRYMPKGLYPRALVIVIAPVVLLQSVIAYVFMERHWQTVTQRLSSAVSADIAALIDVYESYPQDAQASVLSRIALERLGLDVDIIPDADLPPPGPRPFFSLLDSALSTELSQQVARPFWLDTVGRSSLIEIRIKLGPNVMRVLTRRSQAYASNSHIFLIWMIGTSLILLTIAVLFLRNQIRPILRLADAAEAFGKGRDSDFRPRGAREVRRAGNAFIEMKRRVERSVGERTTMLNGVSHDLRTILTRFKLSLALLERSSEIDAVEKDVDEMSRMLEDYLAFARGDAGEAAVETDIRALLEDLKANAERQGHQTELEVVGDPLVVIRPDAIRRLLTNLVSNAARFGDRIAIRATHDARYLIVMIDDDGPGIPAGLREDVFRPFFRLDEARNVDSGGTGLGLAIARDIARAHGGDIILADSPLGGLRATVRLPV from the coding sequence ATGCGAGCCGGGCTCGCACGCATGCTCAGGCCCGTGCTCAAGCTCGGCGGCCGGCCGCTTCGGATGATCGGCCGCTACATGCCGAAGGGCCTCTATCCGCGCGCCCTCGTCATCGTCATTGCGCCGGTCGTGCTGCTGCAGTCGGTCATCGCCTATGTCTTCATGGAACGGCACTGGCAGACGGTGACGCAACGCCTGTCCTCGGCCGTCTCGGCCGATATCGCGGCGCTGATCGACGTCTATGAGAGCTATCCGCAGGATGCGCAGGCGAGCGTGCTCAGCCGCATCGCGCTGGAGCGGCTCGGCCTGGATGTCGACATCATCCCCGATGCCGATCTGCCGCCACCGGGCCCCCGGCCGTTCTTCTCGCTGCTCGACAGTGCACTCTCGACGGAGCTGAGCCAGCAGGTCGCACGCCCCTTCTGGCTCGATACGGTCGGCCGCTCCAGCCTGATCGAGATCAGGATCAAGCTTGGGCCGAACGTGATGCGGGTGCTGACGCGGCGCAGCCAGGCCTATGCCTCGAACAGCCATATCTTCCTGATCTGGATGATTGGTACGTCGCTGATCCTGCTGACCATCGCCGTCTTGTTCCTGCGGAACCAGATCAGGCCGATCCTGCGCCTGGCCGACGCTGCGGAGGCTTTTGGCAAGGGACGCGACTCCGATTTCCGGCCGCGCGGAGCGCGCGAGGTCCGGCGTGCCGGCAACGCCTTCATCGAAATGAAACGCCGCGTCGAACGCTCGGTCGGCGAGCGCACGACCATGCTCAACGGCGTCAGCCACGACCTGCGCACGATCCTCACTCGCTTCAAGCTTTCACTCGCACTGCTCGAACGCTCCTCGGAGATCGACGCGGTGGAGAAGGATGTGGACGAGATGAGCCGTATGCTCGAGGACTATCTCGCCTTCGCCCGCGGCGACGCCGGCGAGGCTGCGGTCGAGACCGATATTCGCGCCCTTCTGGAAGACCTGAAGGCCAATGCCGAACGGCAGGGCCATCAGACCGAGCTTGAAGTCGTCGGCGATCCCCTGGTCGTGATTCGGCCGGACGCCATTCGCCGCCTGCTGACGAATCTCGTCTCCAACGCGGCGCGCTTCGGTGATCGCATCGCCATTCGCGCCACGCACGACGCCCGCTATTTGATCGTGATGATCGACGATGACGGCCCAGGCATCCCGGCTGGGTTGCGGGAGGACGTATTTCGCCCGTTCTTCCGGTTGGATGAAGCCCGCAATGTCGACAGTGGCGGCACGGGCCTCGGCCTTGCCATTGCCCGTGACATCGCCCGCGCCCATGGCGGCGACATCATCCTGGCGGACTCGCCGCTGGGCGGCCTGCGCGCCACCGTCCGACTTCCGGTCTGA
- a CDS encoding branched-chain amino acid aminotransferase, protein MSVIPFDQRDGVIWFDGKLVPWKDAKVHVLTHGLHYGSCVFEGERSYDGVIYKCTEHSQRFHKSAEIMDFTIPYSVAEIDAAKYLCLKENGLKDAYLRPVAWRGSEMMAVSGMNNRIHTAIAVWEWPSMFDMAQKLKGVRLDIADYRRPDPACAPVHAKAAGLYMICSLSKHKAERAGYADAMMLDWEGNVAECTGANIFFIRDGVVHTPTADRFLNGITRQSVIDLCRARGFEVVERRIRPEELEGFSECFITGSAAEVTLVSEIGPYKFITGNMGKVIMEDYSAAVRPASKAA, encoded by the coding sequence ATGTCTGTCATTCCTTTCGACCAGCGCGACGGCGTGATCTGGTTCGACGGCAAGCTCGTGCCGTGGAAGGACGCCAAGGTGCACGTACTGACCCACGGATTGCATTACGGCTCCTGCGTCTTCGAGGGCGAACGCTCCTATGACGGGGTCATCTACAAGTGCACCGAGCATTCGCAGCGCTTCCACAAGTCGGCCGAGATCATGGATTTCACGATCCCCTATTCGGTCGCCGAGATCGACGCGGCCAAATATCTCTGCCTCAAGGAGAACGGCCTCAAGGATGCCTATCTCCGTCCGGTCGCCTGGCGCGGCTCGGAGATGATGGCTGTGTCCGGCATGAACAACCGCATCCATACCGCGATCGCGGTCTGGGAGTGGCCGAGCATGTTCGACATGGCCCAGAAGCTGAAGGGCGTGCGGCTCGACATCGCCGATTATCGCCGTCCCGATCCGGCCTGCGCGCCGGTCCATGCCAAGGCTGCCGGGCTCTACATGATCTGCTCGCTCTCCAAGCACAAGGCGGAGCGGGCCGGCTATGCCGACGCGATGATGCTCGACTGGGAAGGCAATGTCGCCGAATGCACCGGCGCCAACATCTTCTTCATAAGGGATGGTGTGGTTCACACCCCGACCGCCGACAGGTTCCTGAATGGCATTACCCGCCAGTCCGTGATCGATCTGTGCCGGGCACGCGGTTTCGAGGTGGTTGAGCGGCGCATCCGCCCGGAGGAGCTCGAGGGCTTCTCGGAATGCTTCATCACCGGCTCGGCCGCCGAGGTGACGCTGGTCTCAGAAATCGGGCCCTACAAGTTCATCACCGGCAATATGGGCAAGGTGATCATGGAAGATTATTCCGCTGCGGTGAGGCCAGCCTCCAAGGCAGCGTGA
- a CDS encoding MarR family winged helix-turn-helix transcriptional regulator produces the protein MERLVTDTQVRSTDAPRPAPAEDVPYDLIELFFFAYRDFVSDPDRILADYDFGRAHHRVLHFVQRRPGLTIAELLDILQITKQSLNRVLKELVETGFVESRMGTQDKRQRNLYPTDTGKELAVRLARLQGKRINAALSAVGPEAGEQVARYLAGLIDPAERKKVLGFLATPV, from the coding sequence ATGGAGCGCCTCGTGACTGACACGCAAGTCCGATCGACCGATGCGCCCCGGCCCGCGCCCGCCGAGGACGTACCCTACGACCTGATCGAACTCTTCTTCTTCGCCTACCGCGATTTCGTCAGCGACCCAGACCGCATCCTGGCGGATTACGACTTCGGGCGGGCGCATCACCGCGTGCTGCATTTCGTGCAGAGGCGCCCAGGCCTGACGATCGCCGAACTGCTCGACATCCTGCAGATCACCAAGCAGAGCCTCAACCGCGTGCTGAAGGAGCTTGTCGAGACCGGCTTCGTCGAGTCCCGCATGGGCACGCAGGACAAGCGCCAGCGGAACCTCTATCCGACGGATACCGGCAAGGAGCTGGCCGTGAGGCTGGCGCGTCTCCAGGGCAAACGGATCAATGCGGCGCTCAGCGCCGTCGGCCCCGAGGCAGGCGAGCAGGTGGCGCGCTATCTCGCGGGGTTGATCGATCCCGCCGAACGCAAGAAGGTACTGGGCTTTCTCGCTACGCCGGTGTGA